One genomic region from Burkholderia latens encodes:
- the fabD gene encoding ACP S-malonyltransferase, translating to MKFAFVFPGQGSQSVGMLNAFADLAVVRETLQEASDALNQDIGKLIAEGPAEELNLTTNTQPVMLTAAYACYRAWQQAGGPAPSIVAGHSLGEYTALVAAGAIAFKDAVPLVRFRAQAMQTAVPVGQGGMAAILGLDDDTVRAVCTEAAEAGVVEAVNFNAPAQVVIAGAKAAVEKACEIAKAKGAKRALPLPVSAPFHSSLLKPASDQLRDYLANVDVKAPQIPVVNNIDVAVVSDPAAIKDALVRQAAGPVRWVECVQHIAGTGVTHVIECGPGKVLAGLTKRIDGNLVGASVFDPASLDEALKLATA from the coding sequence ATGAAATTTGCATTCGTATTTCCGGGGCAGGGCTCGCAGTCGGTCGGCATGCTCAACGCCTTCGCCGACCTGGCCGTCGTGCGCGAGACGCTCCAGGAAGCATCCGATGCACTCAATCAGGATATCGGCAAGCTGATCGCCGAAGGTCCGGCCGAAGAGCTGAATCTGACCACCAACACGCAGCCCGTGATGCTGACGGCCGCGTACGCGTGCTATCGCGCATGGCAGCAGGCCGGCGGCCCGGCGCCGTCGATCGTCGCGGGGCACAGCCTCGGCGAGTACACGGCGCTGGTCGCCGCGGGCGCGATCGCGTTCAAGGATGCGGTGCCGCTCGTGCGTTTCCGCGCACAGGCGATGCAGACGGCCGTGCCGGTCGGGCAGGGCGGCATGGCCGCGATCCTGGGGCTCGATGACGACACGGTGCGTGCGGTATGCACCGAAGCCGCAGAAGCGGGCGTCGTCGAAGCCGTGAACTTCAACGCGCCGGCGCAGGTCGTGATCGCGGGCGCGAAGGCTGCCGTCGAGAAGGCGTGCGAAATCGCGAAGGCGAAGGGCGCGAAGCGCGCGTTGCCGCTGCCGGTGTCGGCGCCGTTCCACTCGTCGCTGCTCAAACCGGCGTCGGATCAACTGCGCGACTATCTCGCGAACGTCGACGTGAAGGCGCCGCAGATTCCGGTCGTGAACAACATCGACGTCGCCGTGGTCAGCGATCCGGCCGCGATCAAGGACGCGCTGGTGCGCCAGGCCGCCGGCCCGGTGCGCTGGGTCGAATGCGTGCAGCACATCGCGGGTACGGGTGTCACGCACGTGATCGAATGCGGCCCGGGCAAGGTGCTGGCAGGCCTGACGAAACGCATCGACGGCAACCTGGTGGGCGCCTCGGTGTTCGATCCGGCTTCGCTCGACGAAGCGCTGAAGCTCGCGACCGCCTGA
- the rpoE gene encoding RNA polymerase sigma factor RpoE: MSEKEIDQALVERVQKGDKAAFELLVSKYHRKIIRLISRLVRDPAEVEDVAQDAFIKAYRALPQFRGESAFYTWLYRIAVNTAKNYLATQGRRAPTSTEADAEEAETFSDADQLRDINTPESMLMSKQIAETVNAAMALLPEELRQAITLREIEGLSYEEIAEMMDCPIGTVRSRIFRAREAIAAKLRPLLDTPEGKRW; the protein is encoded by the coding sequence GTGAGTGAAAAAGAAATCGATCAGGCTCTGGTCGAGCGCGTACAGAAGGGCGACAAGGCAGCGTTCGAACTCCTGGTCTCCAAATACCACCGCAAGATCATTCGGCTGATCTCGCGCCTCGTGCGGGATCCCGCCGAGGTCGAGGATGTGGCCCAGGACGCGTTCATCAAGGCGTATCGTGCGCTGCCGCAATTTCGCGGCGAGTCGGCGTTCTACACGTGGTTGTACCGGATTGCCGTCAATACGGCGAAGAACTACCTTGCGACGCAGGGCCGCCGGGCGCCGACCTCGACCGAGGCCGATGCCGAGGAAGCTGAAACTTTCTCGGACGCAGACCAACTAAGGGATATCAACACGCCTGAGTCGATGTTGATGAGCAAGCAGATTGCCGAGACGGTCAACGCTGCGATGGCTCTGTTGCCCGAAGAACTGCGCCAGGCAATCACGCTGCGCGAGATCGAAGGCCTGAGCTACGAAGAGATCGCGGAAATGATGGATTGTCCGATCGGGACGGTCCGGTCGCGAATCTTCCGTGCGCGCGAGGCGATCGCTGCGAAATTGCGTCCGCTGCTCGATACGCCCGAAGGCAAGCGCTGGTAA
- the plsX gene encoding phosphate acyltransferase PlsX, with the protein MTVKLTIDCMGGDHGPSVTVPAAVKFVRAHPDAHLMLVGIESAIRAQLKKLKALDDPALTIVPATEVVAMDDPVEVALRKKKDSSMRVALNHVKEGAAQACISAGNTGALMAVSRYVLKTLPGIERPAIAFALPNPTGYTMMLDLGANVDCEPQHLLQFAEMGHALVAALEGKERPTIGLLNIGEEVIKGNETIKRAGELLRASTLNFRGNVEGNDIYKGTVDVIVCDGFVGNVALKTSEGLAQMLSDIIREEFGRSLMSKLMAVLALPVLMRFKKRVDHRQYNGAALLGLKSLVIKSHGSADAYAFEWAIKRGYDAVKNGVLERLTRAMADNSVSLGDGEHDAGGAGHASPAAGHHAEPSAAQSSKA; encoded by the coding sequence ATGACCGTAAAGCTCACAATCGATTGCATGGGAGGCGACCACGGCCCGTCCGTGACCGTTCCCGCGGCAGTCAAGTTCGTCCGCGCGCATCCCGATGCGCACCTGATGCTCGTCGGCATCGAAAGCGCGATTCGCGCTCAGCTGAAAAAGCTGAAAGCCCTCGACGATCCCGCGCTGACCATCGTGCCCGCCACCGAAGTCGTGGCGATGGACGACCCTGTCGAAGTCGCGCTGCGCAAGAAGAAGGATTCTTCGATGCGTGTCGCGCTCAACCACGTGAAGGAAGGCGCGGCGCAGGCCTGCATCTCCGCCGGCAACACCGGCGCGCTGATGGCCGTCTCCCGATACGTGCTCAAGACGCTGCCCGGCATCGAGCGGCCCGCGATTGCATTCGCGCTGCCGAACCCGACCGGCTACACGATGATGCTGGACCTCGGCGCGAACGTCGACTGCGAGCCGCAGCACCTGCTGCAGTTCGCAGAGATGGGGCACGCGCTCGTCGCCGCGCTCGAAGGCAAGGAGCGTCCTACGATCGGTCTCCTGAACATCGGCGAAGAAGTCATCAAGGGCAACGAGACGATCAAACGTGCCGGCGAACTGCTGCGCGCGAGCACGCTGAATTTCCGCGGCAACGTCGAAGGCAACGACATCTACAAGGGCACGGTGGACGTGATCGTCTGCGACGGTTTCGTCGGCAACGTCGCGCTGAAGACGTCCGAAGGGCTCGCGCAGATGCTGTCCGACATCATCCGCGAGGAGTTCGGCCGTTCGCTGATGTCGAAGCTGATGGCGGTGCTCGCGCTGCCGGTGCTGATGCGTTTCAAGAAGCGCGTCGACCACCGCCAGTACAACGGTGCGGCGCTCCTGGGGCTGAAGAGCCTCGTGATCAAGAGCCACGGTTCGGCCGACGCGTACGCGTTTGAGTGGGCGATCAAACGCGGGTATGATGCCGTCAAAAACGGCGTGCTGGAGCGCCTTACGCGCGCGATGGCGGACAATTCGGTGTCGCTCGGCGACGGCGAACACGACGCAGGCGGCGCGGGCCATGCGAGCCCGGCCGCAGGCCATCACGCCGAACCTTCCGCTGCGCAATCCTCTAAAGCATAA
- a CDS encoding DegQ family serine endoprotease, which translates to MTKLTLRKVLAAAALCACLPLVPQTAAAVTPPAASLPDFADLVEKVGPAVVNIRTTANVPVPGPRGVLPPGFDNGDMSEFFRRFFGIPLPQAPGNGGGNGSPKNAPAPDNGPDTEQNRGVGSGFIVSADGYVMTNAHVVDDADTIYVTLTDKREFKAKLIGVDDRTDVAVVKIQASNLPVVAIGDSNKVRVGEWVVAIGSPFGLDNTVTAGIVSSKSRNTGDYLPFIQTDVAVNPGNSGGPLINMQGEVIGINSQIYSRTGGFMGISFAIPIDEAMRVADQLKATGKVTRGRIAVAIGEVTKDVADSIGLPKAEGALVSSVEPGGPADKAGIQPGDIILKFNGRPVDAASDLPRMVGDTKPGTKATVSVWRKGQARDLPITIAETPTDTTAKTAQRKNVPQKPRQANSLGLTVSDIPAEQMKSLKLKNGVQIDGVDGPAVRAGLQRGDIVLRVGDTDITSAKQFADVTSQLDPQKAVAVLVRRGDNTQFVPVRPRPTQK; encoded by the coding sequence ATGACGAAACTCACGCTGCGTAAAGTGCTCGCGGCGGCGGCGCTGTGTGCCTGCCTGCCGCTCGTCCCGCAAACCGCGGCCGCTGTCACGCCTCCCGCTGCCAGCCTTCCCGATTTCGCCGACCTGGTTGAAAAGGTCGGGCCCGCGGTCGTGAATATCCGGACCACCGCCAACGTGCCGGTGCCCGGCCCGCGCGGCGTGCTGCCGCCGGGCTTCGACAACGGCGACATGTCGGAATTCTTCCGGCGCTTCTTCGGCATCCCGCTGCCGCAGGCGCCGGGCAACGGTGGCGGCAACGGGAGTCCGAAAAACGCGCCGGCGCCCGATAACGGGCCCGACACCGAGCAGAACCGCGGCGTCGGTTCCGGCTTCATCGTGTCGGCGGACGGTTACGTGATGACGAATGCGCACGTCGTCGACGATGCGGACACCATCTACGTGACGCTGACCGACAAGCGCGAGTTCAAGGCGAAGCTGATCGGCGTCGACGACCGCACGGACGTGGCCGTCGTCAAGATCCAGGCGTCGAACCTGCCGGTTGTCGCGATCGGCGATTCGAACAAGGTGCGGGTGGGCGAGTGGGTCGTCGCAATCGGCTCGCCGTTCGGCCTCGACAACACCGTGACGGCCGGCATCGTCAGCTCGAAGAGCCGCAATACCGGCGACTACCTGCCGTTCATCCAGACCGACGTCGCGGTGAACCCGGGCAATTCCGGCGGCCCGCTGATCAACATGCAAGGCGAGGTGATCGGCATCAATTCGCAGATCTACAGCCGCACCGGCGGATTCATGGGCATTTCATTCGCGATCCCGATCGACGAGGCGATGCGCGTGGCCGACCAGCTGAAGGCGACGGGCAAGGTCACGCGCGGCCGCATCGCGGTGGCGATCGGCGAGGTGACGAAGGACGTGGCCGACTCGATCGGGCTGCCGAAGGCGGAAGGCGCGCTCGTCAGCAGCGTCGAACCGGGCGGGCCGGCCGACAAGGCTGGCATCCAGCCGGGCGACATCATCCTGAAATTCAACGGCCGCCCGGTCGATGCCGCGTCGGATCTGCCGCGCATGGTCGGCGACACGAAGCCGGGCACGAAGGCGACCGTCAGCGTGTGGCGCAAGGGTCAGGCGCGCGATCTGCCGATCACGATCGCCGAGACGCCGACGGACACGACCGCGAAGACAGCGCAGCGCAAGAACGTGCCGCAAAAGCCGCGTCAGGCCAATTCGCTCGGCCTGACGGTCAGTGACATTCCGGCGGAGCAGATGAAGTCGCTGAAGCTGAAGAACGGCGTGCAGATCGACGGTGTCGACGGTCCGGCCGTGCGTGCGGGGCTGCAGCGCGGCGATATCGTGCTGCGCGTCGGCGACACGGACATCACGAGCGCGAAGCAGTTCGCCGACGTGACGTCGCAGCTCGATCCGCAGAAGGCCGTCGCGGTGCTCGTGCGGCGCGGCGACAACACGCAGTTCGTGCCGGTGCGTCCGCGCCCGACGCAGAAGTAA
- the acpP gene encoding acyl carrier protein: MDNIEQRVKKIVAEQLGVAEAEIKNEASFVNDLGADSLDTVELVMALEDEFGMEIPDEEAEKITTVQQAIDYARANVKA, from the coding sequence ATGGACAACATCGAACAACGTGTCAAGAAGATCGTCGCCGAACAACTGGGCGTCGCCGAAGCCGAGATCAAGAACGAAGCTTCGTTCGTGAACGACCTGGGCGCCGACTCGCTCGACACCGTCGAACTGGTGATGGCTCTGGAAGACGAGTTCGGCATGGAAATCCCGGACGAAGAAGCAGAGAAGATCACGACGGTTCAGCAAGCGATCGACTACGCTCGCGCGAACGTCAAGGCGTAA
- a CDS encoding DUF177 domain-containing protein, whose translation MNTSSGKPAAALDPHAVDLFEFARSGRQAAGAVRLSQMPRMLNEVPADAPDRDTVFTWQAEGFTQKELQDDGSDGQQPYLRLAVHGHAWLTCQRCMTPYDQTFDVDMTYRIVATEEEAEEFPLDDDEADVIVGSRQFDLVDLIEEELLLSLPLVPKHEVCPAVHESLVSGASGPSEDADDEFAEDEDEGKRPNPFAALEALKKGGDGSKKH comes from the coding sequence ATGAACACTTCTTCTGGCAAGCCTGCGGCAGCGCTTGATCCGCACGCAGTCGACCTGTTCGAATTTGCCCGCAGCGGGCGGCAGGCAGCGGGGGCGGTGCGCCTTTCGCAGATGCCGCGCATGCTGAACGAAGTGCCGGCGGACGCGCCCGATCGCGACACGGTCTTCACGTGGCAGGCCGAAGGGTTCACCCAGAAGGAGTTGCAGGACGACGGCTCCGACGGGCAGCAGCCGTATCTGCGTCTCGCGGTGCACGGCCACGCGTGGCTTACGTGCCAGCGCTGCATGACTCCGTACGACCAGACGTTCGACGTCGACATGACGTACCGGATCGTCGCGACCGAAGAAGAAGCTGAAGAATTTCCGCTCGACGACGATGAAGCCGATGTGATCGTGGGCTCGCGCCAGTTCGATCTCGTCGACTTGATCGAAGAGGAATTGCTGCTTTCGCTGCCGCTCGTGCCCAAGCACGAGGTTTGCCCGGCAGTTCACGAAAGTCTCGTGTCGGGCGCGAGCGGTCCTTCGGAAGACGCGGACGACGAGTTCGCCGAAGACGAGGACGAAGGCAAACGGCCGAATCCGTTCGCAGCGCTGGAAGCGCTGAAGAAGGGCGGAGACGGCAGCAAGAAACACTAA
- the fabG gene encoding 3-oxoacyl-ACP reductase FabG, which produces MEKTLDKQVAIVTGASRGIGRAIALELARLGATVIGTATSESGAAAITAGFAEAGVTGRGAVLNVNDAAAAEALIDATVKEFGALNVLVNNAGITQDQLAMRMKDEDWDAVIDTNLKSVFRLSRAVLRPMMKARGGRIINITSVVGSAGNPGQANYAAAKAGVAGMTRALAREIGSRGITVNCVAPGFIDTDMTKTLPEEQQAALKTQIPLGRLGSPEDIAHAVAFLASPQAGYITGTTLHVNGGMYMS; this is translated from the coding sequence ATGGAAAAGACTCTCGATAAACAGGTTGCGATCGTGACCGGCGCATCGCGCGGCATCGGCCGGGCGATCGCGCTCGAACTCGCGCGTCTCGGCGCGACGGTGATCGGCACGGCGACGAGCGAATCGGGCGCTGCCGCGATCACCGCCGGGTTCGCGGAAGCGGGCGTGACGGGCCGCGGCGCGGTGCTGAACGTCAACGACGCGGCGGCTGCCGAGGCGCTGATCGACGCGACCGTGAAGGAATTCGGCGCGCTCAACGTGCTGGTCAACAACGCGGGTATCACGCAGGACCAGCTCGCGATGCGGATGAAGGACGAGGACTGGGACGCGGTGATCGACACCAACCTGAAGTCGGTGTTCCGCCTGTCGCGCGCGGTGCTGCGCCCGATGATGAAGGCCCGCGGCGGCCGCATCATCAACATCACGTCGGTGGTCGGCTCGGCCGGCAATCCGGGCCAGGCCAACTACGCGGCCGCGAAGGCCGGCGTGGCCGGCATGACCCGCGCGCTCGCGCGAGAGATCGGCAGCCGTGGCATCACGGTGAACTGCGTCGCGCCGGGCTTCATCGATACCGACATGACCAAGACGCTGCCGGAAGAGCAGCAGGCCGCGCTCAAGACCCAGATTCCGCTCGGCCGCCTCGGCAGCCCGGAAGACATCGCCCATGCCGTCGCGTTCCTCGCATCGCCGCAGGCCGGTTACATCACCGGCACGACGCTGCACGTGAACGGCGGCATGTACATGTCGTAA
- a CDS encoding beta-ketoacyl-ACP synthase III translates to MAQSTLYSRVLGTGSYLPPDRVTNQQLADRLAKEGIETSDEWIVARTGIHARHFAAPDVTTSDLALEASRRAIEAADIDPQSIDLIIVATSTPDFVFPSAACLLQNKLGIKNGGAAFDVQAVCSGFAYAMATADSFIRSGQHRTALIVGAETFSRILDFKDRTTCVLFGDGAGAVVLSASEEPGVLGSALHADGSYSNILCTPGNVNRGVIDGSAFLHMDGQAVFKLAVNVLEKVAIEALAKANLAPEQIDWLIPHQANIRIMTSTCRKLGLPQERMVVTVDQHGNTSAASIPLALDAAVRDGRIQRGQHVLIEGVGGGFTWGASVFRF, encoded by the coding sequence ATGGCCCAATCGACTCTCTACTCCCGCGTGCTCGGCACGGGCAGCTATCTGCCGCCCGACCGCGTCACGAACCAGCAGCTTGCCGATCGTCTCGCGAAGGAAGGCATCGAGACGAGCGATGAATGGATCGTTGCGCGCACGGGCATCCACGCGCGCCATTTCGCCGCGCCGGACGTCACGACCAGCGATCTCGCGCTCGAAGCGTCGCGGCGGGCGATCGAGGCGGCCGACATCGATCCGCAGTCGATCGATCTGATCATCGTCGCGACTTCGACCCCCGATTTCGTGTTCCCCAGCGCCGCATGCCTGCTGCAGAACAAGCTGGGCATCAAGAACGGCGGCGCCGCGTTCGACGTGCAGGCCGTATGCTCGGGCTTCGCGTATGCGATGGCCACGGCCGACAGCTTCATCCGCAGCGGCCAGCACCGCACGGCGTTGATCGTCGGCGCGGAGACGTTCTCGCGCATTCTCGATTTCAAGGACCGCACCACCTGCGTGCTGTTCGGCGACGGCGCGGGCGCCGTGGTCCTGTCCGCGTCGGAAGAGCCGGGCGTGCTCGGCAGCGCGCTGCATGCGGACGGCAGCTACTCGAACATCCTCTGCACGCCGGGCAACGTCAATCGCGGCGTGATCGACGGCAGCGCGTTCCTGCACATGGACGGGCAGGCGGTATTCAAGCTCGCGGTCAACGTGCTCGAAAAGGTCGCGATCGAGGCGCTCGCGAAGGCGAATCTCGCCCCTGAGCAGATCGACTGGCTGATTCCGCACCAGGCGAACATCCGCATCATGACCAGCACCTGCCGCAAGCTCGGCTTGCCGCAGGAGCGCATGGTCGTGACGGTCGATCAGCACGGCAACACGTCGGCTGCATCGATCCCGCTGGCGCTCGACGCCGCGGTGCGCGACGGCCGCATCCAGCGCGGTCAGCACGTGCTGATCGAAGGTGTCGGCGGCGGCTTCACCTGGGGCGCGTCGGTCTTCCGCTTCTGA
- the fabF gene encoding beta-ketoacyl-ACP synthase II, whose protein sequence is MSRRRVVVTGLGLISPVGNNVADGWANLVAGKSGIATVTKFDPSNLACHFAGEVKGFSAEEYIPAKEARNMDTFIHYGIAAGVQAIRDSGLEVNEANAERIGVLVGSGIGGLPMIEDTHQTYVDRGARRISPFFVPGSIINMISGHLSIMFGLKGPNLAAVTACTTGLHSIGLAARLIQAGDADVMVAGGAESTVSPLGIGGFAAARALSTRNDDPATASRPWDKDRDGFVLGEGAGVMVLEEYEAAKARGAKIYAEVSGFGMTGDAYHMTAPNMDGPRRCMVAALRDAGVNPDEVQYLNAHGTSTPLGDKNESDAVKAAFGEHAYKIVVNSTKSMTGHLLGGAGGLESVFTVLALHNNVSPPTINIFNQDPECDLDYCANTARDMKIDVAVKNNFGFGGTNGTLVFKRV, encoded by the coding sequence GTGAGCCGCCGTCGTGTTGTCGTTACAGGCCTGGGGCTGATTTCGCCTGTTGGCAATAATGTTGCCGACGGCTGGGCCAATCTCGTCGCCGGCAAGTCCGGCATCGCCACCGTCACGAAGTTCGATCCGTCGAACCTCGCTTGCCATTTCGCGGGTGAGGTGAAGGGTTTCAGCGCCGAGGAATACATTCCGGCGAAGGAAGCCCGCAACATGGATACGTTCATCCATTACGGCATCGCAGCCGGCGTCCAGGCCATCCGGGACAGCGGTCTCGAAGTGAACGAAGCCAATGCTGAACGAATCGGCGTGCTGGTCGGCTCCGGCATCGGCGGCCTGCCGATGATCGAAGACACGCACCAGACGTACGTCGATCGCGGCGCACGCCGGATTTCGCCGTTTTTCGTGCCGGGTTCGATCATCAACATGATCTCGGGCCACCTGAGCATCATGTTCGGCCTGAAGGGCCCGAACCTCGCCGCCGTCACAGCCTGCACGACCGGTCTGCACAGCATCGGCCTCGCCGCGCGCCTGATCCAGGCCGGCGACGCCGACGTGATGGTCGCCGGTGGTGCCGAATCGACTGTGTCGCCGCTCGGCATTGGCGGCTTCGCGGCTGCACGTGCGCTGTCGACCCGCAACGACGATCCGGCCACCGCGTCCCGTCCGTGGGACAAGGACCGCGACGGTTTCGTGCTGGGCGAGGGTGCGGGCGTGATGGTGCTCGAGGAGTACGAAGCGGCGAAGGCGCGTGGCGCGAAGATCTATGCGGAAGTCTCCGGCTTCGGCATGACGGGCGATGCGTACCACATGACCGCGCCGAACATGGATGGCCCGCGCCGCTGCATGGTCGCGGCGCTGCGCGACGCCGGCGTGAACCCGGATGAAGTCCAGTACCTGAACGCGCACGGCACGTCGACGCCACTCGGCGACAAGAACGAGTCGGACGCGGTGAAGGCGGCGTTCGGCGAGCATGCGTACAAGATCGTCGTGAACTCGACGAAGTCGATGACGGGCCACCTGCTGGGTGGCGCGGGCGGCCTCGAGTCGGTGTTCACGGTGCTCGCGCTGCACAACAACGTGTCGCCGCCGACCATCAACATCTTCAACCAGGACCCCGAGTGCGATCTCGATTACTGCGCGAACACCGCGCGTGACATGAAGATCGACGTGGCCGTGAAGAACAACTTCGGCTTCGGCGGTACCAACGGCACGCTGGTGTTCAAGCGCGTCTGA
- the rpmF gene encoding 50S ribosomal protein L32, with protein MAVQQNKKSPSKRGMHRSHDFLTAAPLAVEPSTGEVHLRHHVSPNGYYRGKKVVKTKND; from the coding sequence ATGGCAGTCCAGCAAAACAAGAAGTCGCCGTCGAAGCGCGGCATGCATCGTTCGCACGATTTCCTGACGGCAGCGCCGCTGGCAGTCGAGCCGAGCACGGGTGAAGTGCACCTGCGTCACCACGTCAGCCCGAACGGCTACTATCGCGGCAAGAAAGTCGTCAAGACGAAGAACGACTAA
- a CDS encoding glutaredoxin family protein — MFTLYGRGWCHLCDDMRDALAPVAAEFGVAVDYVDIDADPALVARYDEDVPVLLLDGAEVCRHRFDDAKVRGALAARR, encoded by the coding sequence ATGTTCACACTCTACGGCCGCGGCTGGTGCCATCTGTGCGACGACATGCGCGATGCACTGGCGCCGGTGGCGGCCGAGTTCGGCGTCGCGGTCGACTACGTCGACATCGATGCCGATCCGGCGCTCGTCGCCCGCTATGACGAGGACGTGCCGGTGTTATTGCTGGACGGCGCGGAAGTGTGTCGTCATCGTTTCGACGACGCGAAAGTGCGCGGCGCGCTCGCGGCCCGGCGTTGA
- a CDS encoding sigma-E factor negative regulatory protein has protein sequence MGSVNTQSQACSRGERLSALVDGELFDGPDHGQFLAELDRADRAAWAHYHLIGDALRSDELALSPATSAAFTARMSAALESEPHLLAPAAAPVARKLLSLRRRVVPAFAVAAAAATLTWIVVPQMQTAGSPGAVQVASAGAPQNGSLQRVTVAQASAQPGLQDVNIIRDASLDQYLEAHQQFAQQPVVTGSMPLIRAAVTTTPGQ, from the coding sequence ATGGGGTCGGTCAATACGCAGTCGCAAGCGTGCTCGCGCGGCGAGCGCCTTTCCGCTCTGGTCGACGGTGAACTGTTCGACGGCCCGGATCACGGGCAGTTTCTGGCTGAGCTCGACCGCGCGGATCGCGCTGCGTGGGCCCATTACCACCTGATCGGCGATGCGCTGCGCTCCGACGAGCTCGCGCTGTCGCCGGCAACCAGCGCCGCGTTCACCGCACGCATGTCGGCCGCGCTCGAAAGCGAGCCGCACCTGCTCGCGCCGGCTGCAGCGCCGGTCGCCCGCAAGCTGCTGTCGCTGCGCCGCCGTGTCGTGCCCGCATTCGCGGTGGCCGCCGCGGCCGCCACGCTGACCTGGATCGTCGTCCCGCAGATGCAAACGGCCGGTTCGCCTGGCGCCGTCCAGGTTGCGTCGGCAGGCGCGCCGCAGAATGGCAGCCTGCAGCGCGTGACGGTTGCGCAGGCATCGGCTCAGCCGGGCCTGCAGGACGTCAACATCATCCGCGACGCGAGTCTCGACCAATACCTCGAAGCGCACCAGCAATTCGCGCAGCAGCCCGTCGTCACGGGTTCGATGCCGCTGATCCGCGCTGCCGTGACCACCACGCCAGGCCAATAA
- a CDS encoding MucB/RseB C-terminal domain-containing protein codes for MRTLQLNHAISGWKRLPALLLCAAALLSVQSLPASAQQPDDPVATRKGAAEWLDRIQQAAQQQSYEGTFVYQRGAYVQSSRIAHVASRDGEFERIESLDGKPRKVLRHNDELYTFVPERKLCVVERRQTRDSFPALLGAGGEHVMSVYDAKLLGKDRVAGIDAQVVELVPKDAYRFTYKLWADARTGLLLRSQTLDANDHVLEQVAFSQLQTGGSTGDKSAIAAGIRNLSGWTVVRPPVATVDMEAQGWQIAPTIAGFRKIREVRRPMAARDAGDPPIPVDQAVFTDGLATISVFIEPAEKNTRKEGAGSTGATHVLVKRRGDYWITVLGEVPPATLQQFASAIEYKASK; via the coding sequence ATGCGGACATTGCAGTTGAATCACGCCATCTCCGGATGGAAGCGGCTGCCGGCCCTCCTGCTTTGCGCAGCCGCCCTGTTGTCCGTTCAATCCCTCCCAGCCAGCGCCCAGCAACCGGACGATCCCGTCGCGACCCGCAAGGGTGCGGCGGAGTGGCTCGACCGTATCCAGCAGGCCGCGCAACAGCAAAGCTACGAGGGCACGTTCGTCTACCAGCGCGGCGCGTACGTACAGTCGTCGCGCATCGCGCACGTGGCATCCCGCGACGGCGAGTTCGAGCGGATCGAATCGCTCGACGGCAAGCCGCGCAAGGTACTGCGGCACAACGACGAGCTGTACACGTTCGTGCCCGAGCGCAAACTCTGCGTGGTCGAACGCCGCCAGACGCGCGATTCGTTTCCCGCGCTGCTCGGCGCGGGCGGCGAGCACGTGATGTCCGTCTATGACGCGAAGCTGCTCGGCAAGGATCGCGTCGCGGGGATCGACGCGCAGGTCGTCGAGCTCGTTCCCAAGGATGCGTACCGCTTCACGTACAAGCTGTGGGCCGATGCCCGCACCGGGCTTCTGCTGCGATCGCAGACGCTCGACGCGAACGATCACGTGCTCGAGCAGGTCGCGTTCTCGCAACTGCAGACGGGCGGTTCCACCGGCGACAAGTCCGCGATCGCGGCCGGGATCCGTAATCTAAGCGGCTGGACGGTCGTCCGCCCGCCGGTCGCGACGGTCGACATGGAGGCGCAGGGGTGGCAGATTGCACCGACGATCGCCGGCTTCCGGAAGATTCGCGAGGTGCGCCGGCCGATGGCCGCGCGCGACGCCGGCGATCCGCCGATTCCGGTCGACCAGGCCGTCTTCACCGATGGTCTCGCAACAATTTCGGTGTTCATCGAACCGGCCGAAAAGAATACGCGCAAGGAAGGCGCGGGCAGCACCGGTGCGACCCACGTTCTCGTGAAGCGTCGCGGCGACTACTGGATCACCGTACTCGGCGAAGTGCCGCCGGCCACGTTGCAGCAGTTCGCGTCTGCCATAGAATACAAGGCTTCCAAGTAA